One genomic window of Vibrio ziniensis includes the following:
- the nadA gene encoding quinolinate synthase NadA, translated as MSHILDKIDTVYPFPPKPIPLSAQEKQTYLASIKQLLKEKDAVLIAHYYTDPEIQALAEETGGFVGDSLEMAKFGNRHSASTLIIAGVRFMGESAKILTPEKRILMPTLDAECSLDLGCPADKFSEFCDAHPDHTVVVYANTSAAVKARADWVVTSSIALEIVEQLESEDKKIIWGPDRHLGSYIAQKTGADMLLWQGECVVHDEFSADALKKMKSLHPEAAVLVHPESPSSVVELADAVGSTSQLIKAAKQLPQQKMIVATDKGIFFKMQQLVPEKELIEAPTAGAGATCRSCAHCPWMAMNGLKAIEKALKDGGSEHEIFVDEELRVKSLIPLNRMLDFAEKLNIKVKGNA; from the coding sequence ATGAGCCATATTTTAGATAAAATTGACACGGTTTACCCATTCCCTCCAAAACCGATTCCGTTATCGGCACAAGAGAAGCAAACCTACCTTGCGAGCATTAAGCAACTGCTAAAAGAGAAAGATGCAGTACTGATTGCACACTATTACACGGATCCGGAAATTCAAGCTCTGGCAGAAGAGACTGGCGGTTTTGTTGGTGATTCACTGGAAATGGCCAAATTCGGTAACCGTCACTCGGCAAGCACTTTGATTATCGCTGGTGTCCGTTTTATGGGAGAGTCCGCGAAGATACTGACGCCTGAAAAACGTATTTTGATGCCAACTTTAGATGCAGAGTGTTCGCTCGATCTTGGTTGCCCTGCGGATAAGTTTTCTGAGTTTTGCGATGCGCACCCTGATCACACTGTGGTTGTCTATGCCAATACTTCAGCCGCTGTTAAAGCACGAGCTGATTGGGTAGTTACCTCAAGTATCGCTTTAGAAATTGTTGAACAGCTTGAATCTGAAGATAAGAAGATCATTTGGGGACCAGATCGCCATCTTGGTTCTTACATTGCTCAGAAAACAGGTGCAGATATGCTGCTTTGGCAAGGTGAGTGTGTTGTACACGATGAATTTTCAGCAGATGCGCTGAAAAAGATGAAAAGTCTACACCCAGAGGCGGCAGTTCTTGTTCATCCTGAATCTCCTTCAAGTGTTGTAGAGCTTGCTGATGCTGTTGGTTCAACGAGTCAGTTAATCAAAGCTGCCAAACAATTACCGCAACAGAAAATGATTGTTGCAACGGATAAGGGGATCTTCTTTAAGATGCAGCAGTTAGTGCCTGAAAAGGAACTGATTGAAGCACCAACTGCCGGAGCGGGTGCGACTTGTCGCAGCTGCGCTCATTGCCCTTGGATGGCAATGAATGGCTTGAAGGCGATTGAGAAAGCATTGAAAGATGGTGGTAGTGAACACGAGATTTTTGTTGATGAGGAGCTACGTGTGAAATCACTTATTCCACTAAACCGTATGTTGGATTTTGCAGAGAAGCTAAATATTAAAGTAAAAGGCAACGCTTAA
- a CDS encoding hybrid sensor histidine kinase/response regulator, which yields MEIRSSLKRKSILALIVYLCFFLATIGSLTYLAVDSPFRKELKQYLDVRAELLSSQVLDPLNRSVGVLQSIVSIAQASENQQEASRMLRSIFSTVDDIVISGGIWPKPFSVDSNIKYSGLFFNRALDGQIDQLHSWNNPEAGGYDSEVWYVSGMEEPSGSVFWSPVYVDSFTQIQMITVTSPYYVNGEFAGVVTVDLSLQSLTALISRHAERYDLGVSLRDSYGSTITEHNFRLRDGAYVSKYTFGDFDWKLDVVNSRRLVDEDVFDLVMSVEKGIIPFLLFCLMFGYYLLSRYLINPIALIAQKVEESKEGGIIEIPYRSHDEIRYLIDTFNQKTVYLEAEKVKAQASTKSKSIFLATLSHEIRTPMNGVLGMAQILLRGDLKPQQRKQLKSLYESGEHMMALLNEMLDFSKFEQGHMELDYSKFPLEFIIGSVTSVYSSLCHEKGLQFKVYSEVPANRWYFSDKARIRQILFNLLNNAVKFTSRGLVEVFFSEVKLDGQLYLSIRVRDTGIGIEQAAQEKIFRPFEQAESSTTRRFGGTGLGLAIVKQIAELMDGTVSVNSQLDIGTSFQVNLKIDVCDPETHENNPARHLSYSGLKVLIVEDNRTNTMIIETFMKNKGFECECVENGDLAIQAVANGQFDLVLMDNHMPVKDGVEAIQAIRHLESCQSKVLILGCTADVFKETREGLMNAGADAIVAKPINEIELDDALYSHINKLYQYHSKMPKLDFSGATEEMLVKFYIAIENKALGEALDIIEILENSLALPDESQLASALKTVKSHLEGGELPPKSAIDLLTVLLSDY from the coding sequence ATGGAAATACGTTCATCATTAAAGCGCAAAAGTATTTTAGCTCTCATCGTGTATTTGTGCTTTTTCCTGGCCACAATAGGCTCTCTGACATACTTGGCTGTTGATTCCCCTTTTAGGAAGGAGCTGAAGCAGTACTTGGACGTACGTGCTGAGCTTCTTTCATCCCAAGTTTTGGACCCTCTCAACCGCTCTGTTGGGGTTCTTCAAAGTATCGTCAGTATCGCTCAGGCATCGGAAAATCAACAAGAAGCTTCTCGTATGCTGCGATCTATCTTTTCAACGGTTGATGATATCGTCATCAGCGGCGGCATATGGCCGAAGCCATTCAGCGTCGATTCTAATATTAAGTACAGTGGCTTGTTTTTTAACCGAGCTTTAGATGGTCAAATCGATCAGCTTCATTCTTGGAATAATCCAGAAGCTGGGGGGTATGACAGTGAAGTTTGGTACGTGTCGGGCATGGAAGAACCCAGTGGTAGCGTATTTTGGTCCCCTGTTTATGTGGACTCATTCACTCAAATACAGATGATAACAGTGACATCACCGTATTATGTAAATGGTGAGTTCGCTGGTGTCGTTACTGTCGACCTTTCACTACAAAGTTTAACGGCGTTAATTTCCCGACATGCTGAGCGATACGATCTTGGTGTCTCACTTAGAGATTCTTATGGCTCAACCATCACTGAACATAACTTTCGTTTGCGTGATGGTGCGTATGTTAGCAAATATACGTTCGGTGATTTTGACTGGAAGCTCGATGTCGTTAACTCTCGTCGGCTAGTCGATGAAGATGTGTTTGATTTAGTCATGAGTGTAGAGAAGGGCATTATCCCGTTCTTACTCTTCTGCTTGATGTTTGGTTATTACCTACTCAGTCGCTATTTAATTAACCCTATTGCGTTGATCGCACAGAAGGTCGAAGAGTCAAAGGAGGGAGGAATCATTGAGATTCCTTACCGTAGCCACGATGAAATCCGCTATTTGATTGATACTTTCAATCAGAAAACTGTTTATTTGGAAGCAGAGAAAGTTAAGGCGCAAGCCTCGACGAAATCGAAAAGTATATTTCTTGCCACATTGTCACATGAAATTCGCACGCCAATGAATGGGGTCTTGGGGATGGCTCAGATTCTTCTGCGTGGAGATCTCAAGCCACAGCAGCGTAAGCAGTTAAAAAGCCTTTATGAGTCAGGCGAGCATATGATGGCATTGCTGAATGAAATGCTCGACTTCTCTAAGTTTGAGCAAGGACATATGGAACTTGATTACAGTAAGTTCCCACTTGAATTCATTATAGGAAGTGTGACCAGTGTTTACTCTTCATTGTGTCATGAGAAGGGGCTGCAGTTTAAAGTCTATTCTGAAGTGCCAGCAAACCGCTGGTATTTTTCTGATAAGGCAAGAATCCGTCAGATATTGTTTAATTTGTTGAACAACGCAGTGAAGTTTACTTCTCGCGGTTTGGTTGAAGTATTTTTCAGCGAAGTGAAGCTCGATGGACAGCTCTATCTGAGTATCCGAGTCCGTGATACCGGTATAGGAATAGAACAGGCGGCGCAGGAAAAAATATTCCGGCCATTTGAACAAGCCGAATCGTCTACGACTCGTCGGTTTGGTGGTACAGGCCTTGGTTTGGCCATAGTGAAACAGATCGCTGAACTTATGGACGGGACGGTATCCGTTAATAGTCAGTTGGATATTGGCACTAGTTTCCAAGTGAACTTAAAAATCGATGTTTGCGATCCAGAAACCCATGAAAACAATCCAGCTCGCCATTTAAGCTATTCAGGACTAAAAGTACTAATAGTTGAAGATAACCGTACCAATACAATGATCATAGAGACTTTTATGAAGAATAAAGGTTTTGAGTGTGAATGTGTTGAAAATGGTGATTTGGCAATACAAGCCGTCGCCAATGGGCAATTTGACCTTGTTCTGATGGATAACCACATGCCTGTAAAAGATGGAGTGGAGGCTATCCAGGCAATACGACATCTTGAAAGCTGTCAATCTAAAGTATTGATCCTCGGATGTACGGCAGATGTATTCAAAGAGACAAGGGAAGGTCTAATGAATGCTGGCGCAGATGCTATTGTTGCAAAACCTATCAACGAAATCGAACTGGATGATGCACTCTATAGTCACATTAACAAACTCTATCAATACCATTCCAAGATGCCAAAATTAGACTTTAGTGGTGCCACAGAAGAGATGTTAGTCAAATTCTATATCGCAATAGAAAATAAAGCATTGGGTGAGGCGTTGGACATCATTGAGATACTAGAAAATTCTTTGGCGCTACCTGATGAGAGTCAGTTAGCCTCAGCGCTAAAAACAGTGAAGTCTCATTTAGAAGGTGGGGAATTACCGCCGAAATCTGCCATCGATTTATTAACCGTATTACTGTCTGATTATTAG
- the pal gene encoding peptidoglycan-associated lipoprotein Pal: MQLNKVLKGLLIALPVLAVTACSSSDEAANNAGSETTTNQTTAGTAEQVDTTVVSPVEETSQLSEQELKEQALRETSTIYFAFDNATIAGDYEDMLAAHAAYLSKTPSLKVTIEGHADERGTPEYNIALGERRAQAVEKYLQALGVQADQISIVSYGEEKPLELGQSEEVYAKNRRAVLVY, encoded by the coding sequence ATGCAACTTAATAAAGTTCTCAAAGGGCTACTAATTGCGCTACCTGTTCTTGCAGTGACAGCTTGTAGTTCAAGCGATGAAGCAGCAAACAACGCTGGTTCAGAAACAACAACTAACCAAACTACTGCAGGTACAGCTGAGCAAGTTGATACTACTGTTGTTTCTCCTGTAGAAGAAACTAGCCAACTTTCTGAGCAAGAGCTTAAAGAGCAGGCTCTACGCGAAACTTCTACAATTTACTTCGCATTTGACAATGCAACAATTGCTGGCGATTACGAAGATATGCTTGCAGCTCACGCAGCATACCTAAGCAAAACTCCAAGCTTGAAAGTAACTATTGAAGGCCATGCCGATGAGCGCGGTACTCCTGAGTACAACATCGCACTAGGTGAGCGCCGTGCACAAGCGGTAGAAAAGTACCTACAAGCTCTTGGCGTTCAAGCTGACCAAATCTCTATCGTTAGCTACGGCGAAGAAAAACCTCTTGAACTAGGTCAATCTGAAGAAGTATATGCTAAGAACCGCCGTGCAGTTCTAGTATACTAA
- the traF gene encoding conjugal transfer protein TraF encodes MKFKTCQFIGLLTLFLNIQPVHALSFDSRSTAMGGIGVSSADYLTASFHNPALVAKHNATDKFAVLPFSIGGDVRNDQAMLSNLYDAIDAVKEYNRAANLGEEIVSGVELIKSLSALKYDKADIFVGVGMAVAIPSETLSVNLFTHMTLDTTIRANIIDEDLDLLSYIESYRPQSSGNITGIRVHDIGFSLAKPIPYESGTLFYGLSPKIQLIYAFNYSANLDTFNASDFDRSDYVVDKSTFNLDGGLAYSYTNGVSVGLVAKNLFPKKISTKEYLGIEGTYSLNPVYKASVSYSNSSFTLGLDTDLNATKRFESLTFFNFKAANDDIQMAGVGGEYKITNWCQLRTGYQMDLKNNLSNVMTMGMGFIAAKLWHIDLSAAYANKNQFGASLQNYFTF; translated from the coding sequence ATGAAATTTAAGACATGTCAGTTCATTGGACTGTTAACTTTATTTTTAAATATCCAGCCAGTACATGCTCTTTCATTTGATAGCCGCTCTACAGCCATGGGTGGGATTGGTGTTTCAAGTGCTGATTATTTAACTGCCTCATTTCACAACCCAGCTCTGGTTGCTAAACATAATGCTACTGATAAATTTGCAGTGTTACCTTTTTCGATAGGAGGAGATGTACGAAATGATCAAGCAATGCTTAGTAACTTATATGATGCTATTGATGCTGTGAAAGAATACAACCGTGCAGCTAATCTAGGTGAGGAAATTGTAAGTGGAGTCGAGTTGATTAAAAGTTTATCAGCATTGAAGTATGATAAGGCTGATATATTTGTTGGTGTTGGAATGGCGGTTGCTATACCTAGTGAAACGCTATCCGTTAACTTATTTACCCATATGACCCTCGATACTACCATTCGAGCTAATATTATTGATGAAGACTTAGATTTACTAAGTTACATTGAATCTTATCGCCCACAATCATCGGGTAATATTACCGGTATTCGAGTTCATGACATCGGCTTCTCCCTCGCTAAGCCGATACCTTATGAGTCTGGTACATTGTTTTATGGCCTATCTCCTAAGATTCAATTGATTTACGCTTTCAATTACTCTGCAAATTTGGATACATTCAACGCCTCTGATTTTGACCGAAGTGATTATGTCGTAGATAAATCCACATTCAACTTAGATGGAGGATTAGCGTATAGCTATACCAATGGCGTTTCTGTCGGGTTAGTAGCTAAGAACTTATTTCCTAAAAAAATTTCAACGAAAGAATATCTTGGGATTGAGGGTACTTATTCGTTAAACCCTGTTTATAAGGCATCTGTCAGTTATAGTAATTCTAGCTTTACGCTAGGGCTCGATACTGACTTAAATGCAACCAAAAGATTTGAGAGCCTTACATTCTTCAATTTCAAGGCTGCGAATGATGATATCCAAATGGCGGGAGTGGGAGGGGAGTATAAGATTACCAATTGGTGTCAACTAAGAACTGGTTATCAGATGGATTTAAAAAATAATTTGAGCAATGTTATGACCATGGGGATGGGGTTTATCGCAGCCAAACTGTGGCATATTGATTTGTCGGCTGCATATGCAAACAAAAATCAATTTGGTGCGTCATTGCAAAACTATTTTACCTTTTAA
- the ybgF gene encoding tol-pal system protein YbgF produces MFSNLKRVITLTLLASAANNSFAAPAPVSDLSNSSSSSRQTQTSSVSSATSESEVQRLERLLENRARLQVQMQQQLDTMALEINELRGQIEKNNYDMQQMLQRQRELFVELDRVRGEMKKPVVAVAASNEEDVPQGTFSSDADEQAAYQNAVDLILKKRDYAGAIAAFQQFQKDYPNSNFAPNAHYWLGQLYFAKKQDQEAVTSFAAVVSYKDSNKRADALVKLGDIAKRNNNAAQAKKYYQQVVDEYPTSASAKVASENLK; encoded by the coding sequence ATGTTCAGTAACTTAAAGCGCGTGATCACGCTTACGTTACTGGCAAGTGCAGCGAACAACTCGTTCGCTGCACCAGCTCCAGTATCTGATCTCAGTAACAGTTCAAGTTCATCTCGTCAAACCCAAACATCTTCAGTGAGTTCTGCTACCTCAGAATCTGAAGTTCAACGATTAGAGCGCCTATTAGAAAATCGGGCTCGTTTGCAAGTTCAGATGCAACAACAGCTTGATACTATGGCTCTCGAAATTAATGAGTTGCGTGGGCAAATCGAAAAAAACAACTACGATATGCAACAAATGCTGCAACGGCAAAGAGAATTGTTTGTCGAGCTTGACCGCGTTCGTGGTGAAATGAAAAAACCTGTCGTTGCTGTAGCCGCTTCAAATGAAGAGGATGTACCACAAGGTACATTTAGCAGTGATGCAGATGAGCAAGCGGCCTATCAAAATGCCGTAGACCTGATTTTAAAGAAACGTGACTACGCTGGAGCGATAGCCGCTTTTCAACAATTCCAAAAAGATTACCCAAACTCGAATTTTGCGCCGAATGCACATTATTGGTTAGGACAGCTTTACTTTGCTAAGAAGCAAGACCAAGAAGCAGTAACCAGTTTTGCTGCGGTGGTTTCCTACAAGGATTCTAACAAGCGTGCGGATGCATTGGTGAAGTTAGGTGACATTGCTAAGAGAAATAATAATGCAGCACAGGCAAAAAAATACTATCAGCAAGTGGTTGATGAGTACCCGACCAGTGCTTCTGCGAAAGTCGCAAGTGAAAATCTGAAGTAG
- a CDS encoding L-alanine exporter AlaE yields the protein MKARGPFCIRHAAADTFAMVVFCFVSGMIIEIFISQMTFEQSLASRTLSIPVNIAIAWPYGIFRDFMLRQGRRISETSIMKNVSDLVAYVLFQSPVYAAILFTVGASTDQIITAVASNAVVSCGMGVVYGYFLDMCRRWFRVPGYYQAM from the coding sequence ATGAAAGCTCGCGGCCCTTTTTGTATACGTCATGCTGCTGCGGACACTTTTGCTATGGTGGTGTTTTGCTTCGTGTCGGGGATGATTATTGAAATATTCATCTCTCAAATGACATTCGAACAATCACTGGCTTCGCGAACTTTGTCTATTCCCGTTAACATTGCTATCGCCTGGCCTTACGGTATATTTCGAGATTTTATGCTGAGACAAGGGCGCCGTATTTCAGAAACTAGCATCATGAAAAACGTGTCTGATTTAGTTGCTTATGTTCTTTTTCAATCACCTGTCTACGCTGCGATTTTATTCACAGTCGGAGCTTCAACCGACCAAATCATAACAGCCGTTGCAAGTAACGCGGTGGTATCTTGTGGTATGGGAGTCGTTTATGGTTACTTTCTTGATATGTGCCGCCGCTGGTTTAGAGTGCCAGGGTATTATCAAGCGATGTAA
- a CDS encoding UPF0149 family protein, with the protein MTLHDILTLPEFEDKLLNEAKSRGFVAAMASAPNILPPQEWLPFLWGGEEVAPFSDGEQLETYIQLIIDMWNQYRSSFLEGTWVWPEGYDLDDEEIVNYSVRDFCEGVLQGWQLARDDWEVLMPEESQDNALLGGVLLSLSMLYDPETALTTLNEQGMEGLDQFEEIYTAIPVMLCGLTQRGVALAEEQ; encoded by the coding sequence TTGACCTTACACGATATTCTTACCCTACCTGAGTTTGAAGACAAGTTGCTTAATGAAGCTAAGTCGCGTGGTTTTGTTGCTGCAATGGCATCTGCTCCAAATATTCTCCCTCCACAAGAGTGGCTACCTTTTCTTTGGGGTGGTGAAGAAGTTGCACCGTTTAGCGATGGTGAACAGCTCGAAACATACATCCAACTCATTATCGACATGTGGAATCAATATCGGTCATCATTTCTTGAAGGCACATGGGTTTGGCCTGAAGGCTATGACCTAGATGATGAAGAAATCGTTAACTATTCAGTACGTGATTTTTGTGAAGGTGTTCTTCAAGGCTGGCAACTTGCACGCGATGATTGGGAAGTATTGATGCCCGAGGAAAGCCAAGACAACGCTCTGCTTGGTGGGGTACTTTTATCCCTAAGTATGCTTTACGATCCTGAAACCGCACTTACCACGTTAAATGAACAAGGTATGGAAGGTTTAGATCAATTTGAAGAAATCTATACCGCTATTCCTGTGATGCTATGTGGCCTAACCCAACGTGGCGTAGCTCTCGCTGAAGAGCAATAA
- the gltS gene encoding sodium/glutamate symporter, producing MNHLISVSALESFLVAISVLFLGHYINAKLPILNKFNIPEPIVGGLIIACLITVLHFYGIDLEFDLPLQNTFMLMFFATVGLAANYTQLMKGGAKVFIFLAVASVYIIIQNAIGVSLAAALGLEPLMGLIAGSITLSGGHGTGAAWSQTFQDVYGMDNVLEIAMASATFGLIIGGIIGSPVAQRLVEKNNIESEYGRGSKTHEKFPELVTYNEYEEDKVTAKKVIEKLFFLLICVTGAKYVELWVNTFEISWLMIPDFVYALFIGVVITNFLEVTKIRKLDAETIDMLGTVSLSLFLAMALMSLKLWNIFDLAIPFLVILAIQSVMLAIFTYYVTFKVMGSNYDAAVISGGHCGFGLGATPTAVMNMGSIVNRFGPSPQAFMVVPIVGAFFIDIVNLIILQGYISFIG from the coding sequence ATGAATCATTTGATATCAGTAAGTGCACTTGAGTCATTTTTAGTTGCCATCAGTGTGCTTTTTCTAGGGCATTACATTAATGCCAAACTACCGATTCTAAATAAGTTCAACATTCCAGAGCCGATCGTCGGTGGTCTAATTATCGCTTGCTTGATTACTGTACTGCATTTTTATGGCATCGATTTAGAGTTTGATTTACCGCTTCAGAACACCTTCATGTTGATGTTCTTTGCTACTGTAGGGCTCGCTGCAAACTATACCCAACTGATGAAAGGCGGAGCGAAAGTCTTTATCTTCTTAGCTGTCGCATCGGTCTACATCATCATCCAAAACGCAATTGGTGTGTCATTAGCTGCTGCTTTGGGTCTTGAACCTCTAATGGGCTTGATTGCAGGCTCTATCACTCTATCTGGTGGTCACGGAACAGGTGCAGCATGGTCTCAGACCTTCCAAGATGTTTATGGTATGGATAACGTACTGGAAATCGCAATGGCATCTGCGACATTTGGTTTGATTATCGGTGGCATCATCGGTAGCCCAGTAGCACAGCGTTTGGTAGAGAAAAACAACATTGAATCTGAATATGGTAGAGGATCGAAAACACACGAAAAGTTCCCAGAACTGGTGACTTACAATGAGTACGAAGAAGACAAAGTTACGGCTAAGAAAGTAATTGAGAAACTGTTCTTCTTACTTATCTGTGTGACCGGAGCGAAATACGTAGAACTGTGGGTCAATACATTTGAAATTTCATGGTTGATGATTCCTGATTTCGTTTACGCATTGTTTATTGGCGTGGTCATTACCAACTTCTTAGAAGTAACCAAAATTCGTAAACTGGATGCCGAAACCATCGATATGCTCGGTACTGTATCGCTTTCGCTATTCTTAGCGATGGCACTGATGAGCTTAAAGCTGTGGAACATTTTTGACTTGGCGATTCCGTTCTTAGTCATACTCGCCATTCAGTCAGTGATGCTTGCTATATTCACTTACTATGTGACGTTTAAAGTGATGGGAAGTAACTATGATGCCGCGGTTATATCAGGCGGGCACTGTGGCTTCGGTTTAGGGGCTACACCAACGGCGGTAATGAACATGGGTTCTATCGTAAACCGTTTCGGCCCATCACCTCAGGCTTTCATGGTTGTACCTATTGTCGGCGCATTTTTCATAGACATCGTTAACTTGATAATCCTTCAGGGATACATCTCGTTTATTGGTTAA